A window of the Labeo rohita strain BAU-BD-2019 chromosome 1, IGBB_LRoh.1.0, whole genome shotgun sequence genome harbors these coding sequences:
- the LOC127176822 gene encoding helix-loop-helix protein 2-like, whose protein sequence is MMLSPEQTDSDLPWSQSDAETMLNDIKVGCITDEPMEGEGKMKSLAPQALSREEKRRRRRATAKYRSAHATRERIRVEAFNVAFAELRKLLPTLPPDKKLSKIEILRLAICYISYLNHVLDV, encoded by the coding sequence ATGATGCTGAGTCCAGAACAAACTGATTCTGATCTACCGTGGAGCCAGTCAGATGCTGAAACTATGCTGAACGATATCAAGGTTGGCTGCATCACGGACGAGCCCATGGAGGGAGAGGGCAAGATGAAGTCTTTGGCCCCACAAGCCCTCAGCAGGGAGGAAAAGAGGAGGCGCAGGCGCGCGACAGCGAAATACCGTTCAGCCCACGCCACCCGCGAGAGAATCCGGGTCGAAGCCTTCAACGTTGCCTTTGCCGAACTGAGGAAGCTGTTACCTACACTGCCCCCTGACAAAAAACTGTCCAAGATTGAAATTCTGAGACTAGCTATTTGTTACATTTCATATCTAAATCATGTGTTGGATGTTTAG